ATTGAGCCTCCGCTGGTGCTCGAGGTCGCTGGACCCCCGGCCTCCGGTAAGACTCAGCTTTGCCACCAGTTGGCTGTGATGGTTCAGCTTCCGCGGGAGAGGGGTGGTCTCTCGGGTAGGGCTCTCTACATCGACACTGAGGGCACCTTCAGGCCCGAGAGGATCATCAGCA
The Thermofilaceae archaeon DNA segment above includes these coding regions:
- the radA gene encoding DNA repair and recombination protein RadA (Involved in DNA repair and in homologous recombination. Binds and assemble on single-stranded DNA to form a nucleoprotein filament. Hydrolyzes ATP in a ssDNA-dependent manner and promotes DNA strand exchange between homologous DNA molecules), coding for MLSTGCRCLDSLLGGIEPPLVLEVAGPPASGKTQLCHQLAVMVQLPRERGGLSGRALYIDTEGTFRPERIIS